One Herbaspirillum rubrisubalbicans genomic window carries:
- a CDS encoding histidine-type phosphatase, whose amino-acid sequence MIDMIGGTPLKKSMQAGAWLAGLLLTCSLAVAADRDDRQTKTPYVPRQASSSLEPVPVGYVPVFTQMLARHGSRGLTSMKSDLALYRMWQQAEREDALTALGRELGPALLAMLRANFLLGAGVPGISQPGYGNETQVGLQEQIGLASRMVQRLPGLFAPDESSRARQVVVVSSGKDRAVDSAQAFIGALLAARPALRSEVLGPNKDTYLLYFHRLPKTPPLDPVASSQDPQQALRLQTWRDSQAYQAYMHSAVLQAQLARIRIDPRLQVAADVVLPRLFTAAFLQRLEQGTYRFSNSGTLSFTSNDGRFANTLTGDGRSVIARPIEAAWALYELYAISAAMRVELEQAGGSAQAFSAFMPPAAAHAFAEAEDAEDFYTKGPGMLEQGDVTSRMATILLQDFFQEADAIAAGRRQHLAKLRFAHAEIIIPLATLLGLPGAAQQVSESEPYEASRNGWRGAEVAPMAANLQWDMFADTAGRTLVRLLYNEGQADFKPACDGARIAPQSHYYDYRALRACYQALLGRDQNL is encoded by the coding sequence ATGATCGACATGATCGGTGGCACGCCACTCAAGAAATCCATGCAGGCCGGGGCCTGGCTGGCAGGTCTGCTGCTGACCTGTAGCTTGGCAGTGGCCGCCGATCGTGATGATCGTCAGACCAAGACACCCTATGTACCGCGCCAGGCCAGCAGCAGCCTGGAGCCGGTGCCGGTCGGCTACGTCCCGGTCTTCACCCAGATGCTGGCTCGCCATGGCTCGCGTGGCCTGACGAGTATGAAATCGGATCTGGCGCTTTACCGCATGTGGCAGCAGGCCGAGCGGGAGGATGCGTTGACCGCGCTGGGACGCGAGCTGGGACCGGCATTGCTGGCCATGTTGCGTGCCAACTTTTTGCTGGGCGCCGGTGTGCCTGGCATCAGCCAGCCAGGCTATGGCAACGAGACACAGGTCGGATTGCAGGAGCAGATCGGCTTGGCAAGCAGGATGGTACAGCGCCTGCCTGGGCTGTTCGCGCCGGATGAGTCCAGTCGTGCACGGCAGGTGGTGGTGGTCAGTTCGGGCAAGGATCGCGCCGTAGACAGTGCGCAAGCTTTCATCGGCGCTTTGCTGGCGGCGCGTCCGGCATTGCGTAGCGAGGTGCTGGGGCCGAACAAGGATACTTACCTGCTGTATTTCCATCGCTTGCCCAAGACGCCGCCGCTTGATCCTGTGGCGTCCTCGCAAGACCCACAACAGGCGCTGCGGCTGCAGACCTGGCGGGATAGCCAAGCCTACCAGGCCTATATGCATAGTGCGGTACTGCAAGCCCAGTTGGCGCGTATCCGCATCGATCCGCGCTTGCAGGTGGCGGCTGACGTGGTGTTGCCGCGCCTGTTTACGGCGGCGTTCCTGCAACGTCTGGAGCAGGGCACTTACCGTTTCAGCAACAGCGGTACGTTGAGCTTTACCAGCAATGACGGGCGATTTGCCAATACCTTGACCGGCGATGGTCGCAGTGTCATTGCGAGGCCCATAGAGGCGGCGTGGGCGTTGTATGAGCTTTACGCCATCAGCGCGGCGATGCGGGTCGAACTGGAACAGGCGGGCGGCAGCGCACAGGCTTTCTCTGCCTTCATGCCTCCGGCTGCCGCACACGCCTTCGCCGAGGCCGAAGACGCTGAGGATTTTTATACCAAGGGACCTGGAATGCTGGAGCAGGGCGACGTGACCTCACGCATGGCCACTATCCTGCTGCAGGATTTCTTCCAGGAGGCCGATGCCATCGCGGCCGGGCGCCGTCAGCATCTGGCCAAGCTACGCTTCGCCCACGCCGAGATCATCATCCCTCTGGCCACCCTGCTGGGGCTGCCGGGTGCGGCACAGCAGGTCTCCGAGAGTGAGCCTTATGAGGCCAGCCGCAATGGCTGGCGTGGTGCCGAGGTGGCGCCGATGGCGGCCAATCTCCAGTGGGACATGTTTGCCGATACGGCAGGTCGCACGCTGGTGCGCCTGCTCTACAACGAAGGCCAGGCGGATTTCAAGCCGGCCTGTGATGGCGCACGAATCGCGCCGCAAAGCCATTACTACGATTACCGGGCGTTGCGGGCTTGCTATCAAGCGCTCCTGGGGCGCGATCAGAACTTGTAG